Proteins from a genomic interval of Amycolatopsis sp. cg13:
- the trpC gene encoding indole-3-glycerol phosphate synthase TrpC → MSVLEDIVAGVREDLAQRESALPFDELKARAAKAVPPRDVMAALRESGIGVIAEVKRRSPSKGELATIPDPAALARDYEDAGARVISVLTEQRRFGGSLADLDAVRAAVDIPVLRKDFIVSPYQVHEARLHGADMVLLIVAALEQNALAALLDRVESLGMTALVEIHNAEEADRALEAGAKVIGVNARNLHTLEVDRDVFSRLAPGLPMDVFKVAESGVRGPGDLMSYAGHGADAVLVGEGLVASGDPKGAVVKLVTAGSHPACPRPSR, encoded by the coding sequence ATGAGCGTGCTCGAAGACATCGTCGCCGGCGTGCGCGAGGACCTCGCGCAGCGGGAATCCGCGCTGCCGTTCGACGAACTGAAGGCCAGGGCGGCCAAGGCCGTCCCGCCGCGTGACGTGATGGCGGCGCTGCGCGAATCCGGCATCGGTGTCATCGCCGAGGTGAAGCGGCGCAGCCCGTCCAAGGGCGAGCTGGCCACGATTCCCGACCCGGCCGCGCTGGCCCGCGACTACGAGGACGCCGGCGCGCGCGTGATCAGCGTGCTCACCGAGCAGCGCCGCTTCGGCGGATCGCTCGCCGACCTCGACGCCGTGCGTGCCGCTGTCGACATTCCCGTGCTGCGCAAGGACTTCATCGTCAGCCCGTACCAGGTGCACGAGGCCCGGCTGCACGGCGCGGACATGGTCCTGCTGATCGTCGCCGCGCTGGAGCAGAACGCGCTCGCCGCGCTGCTCGACCGCGTCGAATCGCTCGGCATGACCGCGCTCGTGGAGATCCACAACGCCGAGGAGGCCGACCGCGCGCTCGAAGCGGGCGCGAAGGTCATCGGCGTCAACGCGCGCAACCTGCACACCCTCGAAGTGGACCGCGACGTGTTCTCCCGCCTCGCGCCCGGCCTGCCGATGGACGTGTTCAAGGTCGCCGAGTCCGGCGTCCGCGGCCCGGGCGACCTGATGTCGTACGCCGGCCACGGCGCGGACGCGGTGCTCGTCGGCGAGGGCCTGGTGGCCTCCGGCGACCCGAAGGGCGCGGTCGTCAAGCTCGTCACCGCCGGTTCGCACCCCGCCTGCCCGAGGCCCTCGCGGTGA
- a CDS encoding glutamine synthetase, with amino-acid sequence MEQAGVELVALSFVDNSGISRVKAVPVARLATVAAWGVGASNSFDFFLGTDSIADGEHSLGPVGDLRLHPDLDALTVLAAQPGWAWAPAWRYDQDGHQHPQDTRGLAAAAVAQLADRGLSARMAFELEWITTDADGIPLPGPAYGYSRLSANHEYLRALVSTLDKCGVKVEQIHPEYAAGQFELSIAATDPVRAADLAVLTRETVRTVTAAHGLRASFTPKFEPGGVGNGGHVHLSLWDGERNLCANGTGAFGLTETAESFGAGIFRRLPALLAVGAPSVVSYLRLEPHHWAGVFTAWGLENREAPLRLIRGAAGQRDTAANLEVKCFDLTANPYLVVAGLLFAGQAGIDAAASLPEPVSVDPGSLSPEDAAAAGVARLPQSLSEAIAAFEADDVLPDAFGPQLATTLADVRRAEVAELGSLEPAELCQVLRFLH; translated from the coding sequence ATGGAGCAGGCGGGCGTCGAGCTCGTCGCGCTGAGTTTCGTGGACAACTCCGGGATTTCGCGGGTCAAAGCGGTTCCGGTAGCGAGGCTGGCGACGGTCGCGGCGTGGGGAGTCGGCGCGTCGAACTCGTTCGATTTCTTCCTCGGCACGGACAGCATCGCTGACGGCGAGCATTCCCTCGGCCCAGTCGGCGACCTGCGGCTGCATCCCGACCTCGACGCGCTCACCGTCCTCGCCGCCCAGCCCGGCTGGGCGTGGGCCCCGGCGTGGCGGTACGACCAGGACGGGCACCAGCATCCGCAGGACACCCGGGGCCTCGCCGCGGCCGCCGTCGCACAGCTCGCCGACCGCGGTCTGTCCGCGCGGATGGCCTTCGAACTGGAGTGGATCACGACCGACGCGGACGGCATCCCGCTGCCCGGTCCGGCCTACGGATACTCTCGGCTGAGCGCGAACCACGAGTATCTCCGAGCGCTCGTGTCCACTTTGGACAAATGCGGCGTGAAAGTGGAACAGATCCACCCGGAGTACGCGGCGGGCCAGTTCGAGCTGTCGATCGCCGCGACGGATCCAGTACGCGCAGCCGATTTAGCCGTACTGACAAGGGAAACCGTGCGGACAGTGACCGCCGCGCACGGCCTGCGTGCGTCGTTCACGCCGAAGTTCGAACCGGGCGGCGTCGGCAATGGCGGACACGTGCACCTGAGCCTCTGGGACGGCGAACGGAATCTGTGTGCGAACGGAACCGGAGCGTTCGGGCTGACGGAGACCGCGGAATCCTTCGGTGCGGGCATTTTCCGCCGGTTGCCCGCGCTGCTGGCGGTCGGCGCGCCGTCGGTGGTCAGCTATCTGCGGCTGGAACCGCACCATTGGGCAGGCGTGTTTACCGCGTGGGGACTGGAAAACCGCGAAGCACCGCTGCGCCTGATCCGCGGCGCGGCCGGACAGCGCGACACGGCGGCGAACCTGGAGGTGAAGTGCTTCGACCTCACCGCGAACCCGTATCTGGTGGTGGCGGGACTGCTTTTCGCCGGGCAGGCAGGCATCGACGCTGCGGCGAGCTTGCCGGAACCGGTCAGCGTGGACCCGGGGTCGCTCTCCCCCGAAGACGCTGCGGCGGCTGGAGTCGCGCGGCTGCCGCAATCGCTGTCGGAGGCGATCGCCGCGTTCGAGGCGGACGATGTGCTGCCGGACGCGTTCGGCCCCCAGCTGGCCACGACGTTGGCGGACGTGCGCCGTGCTGAAGTGGCCGAGCTGGGGTCGCTGGAACCGGCGGAGCTGTGCCAGGTGCTGCGATTCCTGCACTGA
- a CDS encoding Trp biosynthesis-associated membrane protein, protein MLALLLGALALWGASRMVWFAEFRDEGVRGTVLYTEPGEQRSTALVPLAILALAGVAGAIATGGWLRRVLGIVLVLAGAAGVWSGVDGIQFGGFAPGLPGTEIVFGHLIAVLGGILVALGGLAAIKWAGAARKLGARYAAPGAKAARKDPDTELWEALSEGDDPTDGGDPRR, encoded by the coding sequence ATCCTTGCCCTCCTGCTCGGCGCACTGGCCCTGTGGGGTGCGTCCCGGATGGTGTGGTTCGCCGAATTCCGCGACGAGGGCGTGCGCGGCACCGTCCTGTACACCGAACCCGGCGAACAGCGCTCCACCGCGCTCGTGCCGCTCGCGATCCTCGCGCTCGCGGGCGTCGCCGGGGCCATCGCCACCGGCGGCTGGCTGCGCCGCGTGCTCGGGATCGTGCTGGTGCTCGCCGGTGCGGCGGGCGTCTGGAGCGGCGTCGACGGGATCCAGTTCGGCGGGTTCGCGCCCGGGCTGCCCGGCACGGAAATCGTGTTCGGCCACCTGATCGCGGTGCTGGGCGGAATTCTTGTCGCACTCGGCGGGTTGGCAGCGATCAAGTGGGCGGGAGCCGCGCGCAAGCTCGGGGCCCGTTACGCCGCACCGGGAGCCAAGGCGGCGCGGAAGGATCCGGACACCGAGCTGTGGGAGGCGCTGTCGGAGGGCGACGACCCGACCGACGGCGGGGATCCGCGGCGCTGA
- a CDS encoding APC family permease: MSGDRPELRRTLSVWQAVGLSVALMAPSMAANINPQQTATAAGRAVPLAFLLSAAGVLLVAYGFVQLCRHYQHAGSVYAFVGATLGPRAGVVSGIGLLGTYTFYAVVTSSAAGVLGTAFLTQVGIWPHPPSWGPFVLTAVALIGSWLLAVAPARRGTSTLLAVEGATIALILLVTVVILVRLIAGDAPSGRFTLQVFVPDTGVSGIFLGAVFGFLSFAGFEAAATLGEETRDPRRNIPRAILGTAIFGGAYFVLVTAVEMMAFGGDATAFHNSPSLLGDLGSRFVGPWVGDVISAGAAISAFGCCLACVVGGSRLLFALGRDAFDGRGIGRISDKGTPAVAVTVVALAAALIILVCAVFFGATADDTFAWAGSIGTLILLVIYLLTTLGAILLLFVRRRMRVPWWHLAFPIGALVLLGYTVYVNVVPYPTDGPARWFPVVAGGVLVLAVVVVASAPGFARRVGERLAEGEA; encoded by the coding sequence GTGTCCGGAGACCGTCCCGAATTGCGGCGCACCCTGTCGGTCTGGCAGGCCGTCGGGCTGTCCGTCGCGCTCATGGCACCCAGCATGGCCGCGAACATCAATCCACAGCAAACAGCGACGGCCGCCGGACGCGCGGTTCCGCTGGCGTTCCTGCTCTCGGCCGCGGGGGTGCTGCTGGTCGCGTACGGTTTCGTCCAGCTCTGCCGCCACTATCAGCACGCGGGATCCGTCTACGCGTTCGTCGGCGCGACCCTCGGACCACGCGCGGGCGTCGTGTCCGGGATCGGGCTGCTCGGCACTTACACCTTCTACGCCGTGGTCACCAGTTCCGCCGCGGGTGTGCTCGGTACGGCGTTCCTGACGCAGGTCGGGATCTGGCCGCATCCGCCGTCGTGGGGGCCGTTCGTGCTGACCGCCGTCGCGCTGATCGGCAGCTGGCTGCTCGCGGTCGCCCCGGCTCGTCGCGGCACCAGCACGTTGCTTGCCGTCGAAGGCGCGACCATCGCGCTCATCTTGCTGGTCACCGTGGTCATCCTGGTCCGGCTGATCGCCGGAGACGCACCCAGCGGACGGTTCACGCTGCAGGTTTTCGTGCCGGACACCGGAGTCTCCGGCATTTTCCTCGGCGCGGTGTTCGGTTTCCTGTCGTTCGCCGGTTTCGAGGCCGCCGCGACGCTCGGCGAGGAGACCCGCGACCCGCGTCGCAACATCCCGCGCGCGATCCTCGGCACGGCCATCTTCGGCGGTGCCTACTTCGTGCTCGTGACCGCCGTCGAGATGATGGCGTTCGGCGGCGACGCCACGGCGTTCCACAATTCCCCGTCGCTGCTGGGCGATCTCGGCAGCCGCTTCGTCGGCCCGTGGGTCGGCGACGTCATCAGCGCGGGTGCCGCGATCAGCGCGTTCGGCTGCTGCCTCGCCTGCGTCGTCGGCGGCTCGCGGCTGCTGTTCGCCCTCGGCCGGGACGCGTTCGACGGACGCGGCATCGGCCGGATCTCCGACAAGGGCACTCCCGCCGTCGCCGTGACTGTGGTCGCGCTCGCGGCGGCGCTGATCATCTTGGTGTGCGCGGTGTTCTTCGGTGCCACCGCGGACGACACCTTCGCCTGGGCCGGATCCATCGGCACCTTGATCCTCTTAGTCATCTACCTGCTCACCACGCTCGGCGCGATCCTGCTGTTGTTCGTGCGACGGCGGATGCGTGTGCCGTGGTGGCATTTGGCGTTTCCGATCGGTGCGCTGGTTCTGCTCGGGTACACCGTGTACGTCAACGTGGTGCCGTATCCGACCGACGGTCCCGCGCGGTGGTTCCCGGTCGTCGCGGGTGGCGTGCTCGTGCTGGCTGTCGTCGTGGTCGCCTCGGCGCCCGGATTCGCCCGTAGGGTGGGGGAGAGGCTCGCTGAAGGAGAGGCATGA
- the trpA gene encoding tryptophan synthase subunit alpha yields the protein MSGLDELFAATRAEHRAALVGYLPAGFPSVDGSKDLLAATIDGGADLVEVGVPYSDPVMDGPTIQAAAEAALASGFRLKQLFEVVESVSARGGRAVVMTYWNPVHRYGVDAFARDLASAGGLGLITPDLIPDEADEWMAASAEHGLDRIFLVAPSSSEERLAKTTAASSGFVYATAVMGVTGARDAVGVHAEDLVRRTREHTELPIGVGLGVRSREQAAQVAGFADAVIVGSALVTAAADGPDGVAKLASELAKGVREAVAPA from the coding sequence GTGAGCGGCCTCGACGAGCTGTTCGCGGCGACGCGGGCGGAACACCGGGCCGCGCTGGTCGGCTACCTTCCCGCCGGATTCCCGTCCGTGGACGGCTCGAAAGACCTGCTGGCCGCCACCATCGACGGCGGAGCGGACCTGGTCGAGGTCGGCGTCCCGTACTCCGACCCGGTCATGGACGGCCCCACCATCCAGGCGGCCGCCGAGGCGGCGCTGGCCAGCGGTTTCCGGCTGAAGCAGCTGTTCGAGGTCGTGGAATCGGTGTCGGCGCGCGGCGGTCGCGCGGTGGTGATGACGTACTGGAACCCGGTGCACCGCTACGGGGTCGACGCGTTCGCACGCGACCTGGCTTCGGCTGGTGGCCTGGGCCTGATCACGCCGGACCTGATCCCGGACGAGGCCGACGAGTGGATGGCCGCGTCCGCCGAGCACGGCTTGGACCGGATCTTCCTGGTCGCGCCGTCGTCGTCGGAGGAACGCCTGGCGAAGACTACGGCGGCGTCCTCGGGCTTCGTGTACGCGACCGCGGTGATGGGCGTGACCGGCGCCCGCGACGCGGTGGGTGTGCACGCGGAGGACCTGGTGCGGCGGACTCGGGAGCACACCGAGCTGCCGATCGGGGTGGGCCTCGGGGTCCGTTCGCGGGAGCAGGCCGCGCAGGTGGCCGGGTTCGCGGACGCGGTGATCGTCGGATCCGCGCTGGTCACGGCCGCGGCGGACGGTCCGGACGGGGTGGCGAAGCTGGCTTCGGAGCTGGCGAAGGGCGTGCGCGAGGCGGTCGCTCCGGCCTGA
- a CDS encoding Uma2 family endonuclease — protein MQTNDINPGEAPGLAEVLALPNEQLLGNRIEGVDGTLVMGPAPTALHQQWLQRLQLAMVPALPKGTALLPGVAVRCGESRLLIPDFVIVTCPDVATTWYPPSEVLLAAEIESPSTRVQDRIFKKALYAEALIPYYLLVDPEQEAATVYALSEGEYLPHAKSEGGVLTLAEPFPAQLDLRA, from the coding sequence ATGCAGACCAACGACATCAACCCGGGTGAGGCTCCGGGGTTGGCGGAAGTACTCGCCCTGCCGAACGAACAGCTCCTCGGCAACCGGATCGAAGGAGTCGACGGGACCCTGGTGATGGGTCCGGCTCCGACAGCGCTGCACCAGCAGTGGCTCCAGCGATTGCAGCTCGCAATGGTGCCAGCCTTGCCGAAAGGCACTGCACTGCTCCCCGGCGTCGCGGTTCGCTGCGGTGAAAGTCGGCTGCTGATCCCGGATTTCGTGATCGTCACCTGCCCCGACGTGGCCACGACCTGGTATCCGCCGTCCGAGGTGCTGCTGGCCGCCGAGATCGAATCGCCGTCCACCAGGGTGCAGGACCGGATCTTCAAGAAAGCCCTCTACGCCGAAGCGCTCATCCCGTACTACCTGCTCGTCGACCCGGAGCAGGAAGCCGCCACCGTGTACGCGCTTTCCGAAGGCGAGTACCTGCCGCACGCGAAGAGCGAGGGCGGGGTGCTCACGCTGGCCGAACCGTTCCCCGCGCAGCTGGATCTGCGCGCCTGA
- a CDS encoding peptidoglycan recognition family protein — protein MAFDIGQVPRRTFLRGAAGVSAAAAAGLVLPGLAHAAAAPRIYSCAEWGARPPADPLTTLDHPANRVLIHHIDCPNSTDYSLEHAFQVARNDQADHIDNNGWSDTGQHFTVSRGGYRLEGRHGSLDALRSGKKIVRAAHCPGQNDNAIGIENEGTYMQVAPPKAQFDSLVVFVAYVCRQYGIPVKEIKGHRDFYNTDCPGDKLYAMLPELQSRVAALLR, from the coding sequence ATGGCTTTCGACATCGGACAGGTTCCCCGGAGGACGTTCCTGCGCGGGGCGGCCGGCGTGAGCGCTGCCGCGGCGGCGGGGCTCGTGCTGCCCGGCCTCGCGCACGCCGCGGCGGCGCCGCGCATCTACAGCTGTGCGGAGTGGGGTGCGCGCCCGCCCGCGGATCCGCTCACCACGCTCGACCATCCGGCCAATCGCGTGCTCATCCACCACATCGACTGCCCTAACAGCACCGACTACTCGCTCGAGCACGCGTTCCAGGTCGCGCGCAACGACCAAGCCGACCACATCGACAACAACGGCTGGTCCGACACCGGCCAGCACTTCACGGTCTCCCGCGGCGGCTACCGGCTCGAAGGCCGCCACGGCAGCCTGGACGCGTTGCGCAGCGGCAAAAAGATCGTCCGCGCGGCGCATTGCCCCGGTCAGAACGACAACGCGATCGGCATCGAGAACGAGGGCACCTACATGCAGGTCGCCCCGCCGAAGGCGCAGTTCGATTCGCTGGTGGTGTTCGTGGCGTACGTGTGCCGCCAGTACGGCATCCCGGTCAAGGAAATCAAGGGACACCGCGACTTTTACAACACCGACTGCCCGGGCGACAAGCTGTACGCGATGCTGCCCGAATTGCAGTCCCGGGTGGCGGCCTTGCTTCGGTGA
- a CDS encoding amidohydrolase family protein, translating to MTGLLDFVADLPLVDHHCHGVRTGGVDRDGFERMLTEADTVSPLGTSLFDSLIGLSVRERCAPILDLPKHAPADDYLARRAELGAVEVNRRFLRGTGSTDYLLDGGFLPESLTATKDFAELADARAHDIVRLEQVAEDVIRTTSAASFADDFAAELDRRTTTAVGVKSIAAYRVGLELSGERPAPAEVEAAAGRWLARIEAGDPVRLADEVLHRHLIWSGIDRRLPVQFHVGYGDSDVDLHRCDPLRLTGLLRATRDAGVPILLLHNYPFHRNAAYLAQVFEHVFVDVGLITHNAGFRAPAILAETLELAPFGKLLFSTDAFGLAELYHLGTALFRQGLSDFLRTALAADALSEVDAIRLARLAGHENAARIYGLERA from the coding sequence ATGACCGGACTGCTCGATTTCGTCGCGGACCTGCCGTTGGTCGACCATCACTGCCACGGCGTCCGCACCGGCGGCGTCGACCGCGACGGGTTCGAGCGGATGCTCACCGAGGCGGACACCGTGTCGCCGCTGGGGACGTCGCTGTTCGATTCGCTGATCGGCCTGTCCGTGCGCGAACGCTGCGCGCCGATCCTCGACCTGCCGAAACACGCCCCGGCCGACGACTACCTCGCCCGCCGCGCCGAACTGGGCGCGGTAGAGGTCAACCGGCGGTTCCTTCGCGGCACCGGCAGCACGGATTACTTGCTGGACGGCGGTTTCCTGCCCGAATCCCTCACCGCCACGAAGGACTTCGCCGAACTGGCCGACGCCCGCGCGCACGACATCGTCCGGCTGGAACAGGTCGCCGAAGACGTCATCCGCACCACCAGCGCCGCCAGTTTCGCCGACGACTTCGCCGCCGAACTCGACCGCCGCACCACCACAGCGGTCGGCGTGAAGTCCATCGCGGCATACCGGGTCGGGCTGGAGCTGTCCGGCGAACGCCCGGCTCCCGCGGAAGTCGAAGCCGCCGCCGGACGCTGGCTGGCCCGGATCGAGGCGGGCGACCCGGTCCGGCTCGCCGACGAGGTCCTGCACCGCCACCTGATCTGGTCCGGAATCGACCGGCGGCTCCCGGTGCAATTCCACGTCGGCTACGGAGATTCCGACGTCGACCTCCACCGCTGCGATCCCTTGCGGCTCACCGGTTTGCTGCGCGCGACCCGCGACGCGGGCGTCCCGATCCTGCTGCTGCACAACTACCCGTTCCACCGCAACGCCGCCTACCTCGCGCAGGTCTTCGAGCACGTCTTCGTCGACGTCGGCCTCATCACACACAACGCGGGCTTCCGCGCGCCCGCCATCCTGGCCGAGACGCTGGAGCTGGCGCCGTTTGGGAAACTCCTGTTCTCCACCGACGCGTTCGGCCTGGCCGAGCTGTATCACCTGGGCACCGCGCTGTTCCGGCAAGGACTGTCCGACTTCCTGCGCACCGCCCTCGCCGCGGACGCACTGTCCGAAGTGGACGCAATTCGGCTGGCCCGCTTGGCCGGGCACGAGAACGCGGCCAGGATCTACGGGCTGGAGCGGGCATGA
- the trpB gene encoding tryptophan synthase subunit beta, which translates to MTERGKHDPDERGYYGPYGGRFMPEALIGVVDEVAAEYEKARHDPEFTAELNRLLTEYAGRPSLLTEAKRFGEHAGGARVFLKREDLNHTGSHKINNVLGQALLTVRMGKKRVIAETGAGQHGVATATACALLGLDCVVYMGEVDTERQSLNVARMKLLGAEVVPVKTGSRTLKDAINEALRDWVTNAEDTHYLFGTAAGPYPFPMMVRNFHHVIGEEARAQILEKAGRLPDVVAACVGGGSNAIGIFSGFYDDPSVRLVGLEPGGEGIEGNRHGATLTKGSPGNLHGAMSYLLQDEDGQTVESHSISAGLDYPGVGPEHAWLKDSGRAEYRPVTDAAAMDAFRLLSRTEGIIPAIESAHALAGALELGRELGPDGLIVVNLSGRGDKDMDTAAQWFGLVDGEDK; encoded by the coding sequence GTGACCGAACGCGGCAAGCACGACCCGGACGAACGCGGCTACTACGGTCCGTACGGCGGCCGGTTCATGCCGGAAGCGCTGATCGGCGTGGTCGACGAGGTCGCGGCGGAGTACGAGAAGGCCCGCCACGACCCCGAGTTCACCGCTGAGCTGAACCGGCTGCTCACCGAGTACGCGGGCCGTCCGTCGCTGCTCACCGAGGCCAAGCGGTTCGGCGAGCACGCCGGCGGCGCGCGGGTGTTCCTCAAGCGCGAGGACCTCAACCACACCGGTTCGCACAAGATCAACAACGTGCTGGGCCAGGCGCTGCTCACCGTCCGGATGGGCAAGAAGCGCGTCATCGCGGAGACCGGGGCTGGCCAGCACGGCGTCGCCACGGCCACCGCGTGCGCGCTGCTCGGCCTCGACTGCGTCGTGTACATGGGCGAGGTCGACACCGAGCGCCAGTCACTGAACGTCGCGCGGATGAAGCTGCTCGGCGCCGAGGTCGTGCCGGTGAAAACCGGGTCGCGCACGCTGAAGGACGCGATCAACGAGGCCCTGCGCGACTGGGTCACCAACGCCGAGGACACGCACTACCTCTTCGGCACCGCCGCCGGCCCGTACCCGTTCCCGATGATGGTGCGCAATTTCCACCACGTCATCGGCGAAGAGGCGCGGGCGCAGATCCTGGAGAAGGCGGGCCGGCTGCCGGACGTCGTCGCGGCGTGCGTCGGCGGCGGGTCCAACGCCATCGGCATCTTCTCCGGCTTCTACGACGACCCGTCGGTACGGCTGGTCGGCCTCGAGCCGGGCGGCGAGGGCATCGAGGGCAACCGGCACGGCGCGACGCTCACCAAGGGCAGCCCGGGCAACCTGCACGGCGCGATGTCGTACCTGCTGCAGGACGAGGACGGCCAGACGGTCGAATCGCATTCGATCTCCGCCGGGCTCGACTACCCGGGCGTCGGCCCGGAACACGCGTGGCTCAAGGACTCCGGCCGCGCCGAGTACCGCCCGGTCACCGACGCGGCCGCGATGGACGCCTTCCGGCTGCTGTCGCGCACCGAGGGCATCATCCCGGCGATCGAATCGGCGCACGCGCTGGCCGGGGCCCTGGAACTGGGCCGCGAGCTGGGCCCGGACGGGCTGATCGTGGTCAACCTTTCCGGCCGGGGCGACAAGGACATGGACACCGCGGCCCAGTGGTTCGGGCTCGTGGACGGGGAGGACAAGTGA
- a CDS encoding M20 family metallopeptidase, producing MNDLVEAWRAALAEELPAAVELRHRIHADPRVSGDEDDTARLVAAALGEGERVAKTGRLIAISAPHPGPAVALRAELDALPVVERTGVEWAAKTGLMHACGHDVHLAALTAVCRAARRVELPRPLFAILQPREETSPSGALDLVESGILEERGIDTVIGAHVQPRLPYGVVSAAPGPVNASTDEFEVVVHGQGGHAGYPHLLRDPVLALSQLVVSLQQVASRRIDPMHGAVCTIGRLSAGTAANVVPNTASAFGSLRLMRASDRERALEALDEVVHATARAYGCTADLRISPCEPVLVNDPALAAAARSWLEDGGADVDVDFRSFGADDFAHYCGDGVRGLMLFVGLGETAGAPSLHGETFLPEDAAVGQVADALLAGYLAAASDPQYTV from the coding sequence ATGAACGACTTGGTCGAGGCCTGGCGCGCGGCGTTGGCCGAGGAGTTGCCCGCCGCGGTGGAATTGCGACACCGGATTCATGCCGATCCGCGTGTGTCCGGCGACGAGGACGACACCGCCCGGCTTGTGGCGGCCGCGTTGGGCGAGGGGGAGCGGGTCGCGAAAACCGGGCGGCTCATCGCGATCTCCGCACCGCACCCTGGCCCAGCTGTAGCCCTGCGCGCCGAGTTGGACGCCTTGCCGGTAGTCGAGCGCACCGGCGTCGAATGGGCCGCGAAGACCGGCTTGATGCACGCCTGCGGCCACGACGTCCACCTCGCCGCCTTGACCGCGGTCTGCCGGGCAGCGCGGCGCGTCGAACTCCCGCGTCCGTTGTTCGCGATCCTGCAGCCGCGCGAGGAAACGTCCCCGTCGGGAGCGCTCGACCTGGTCGAATCGGGCATTCTGGAAGAGCGCGGCATCGACACGGTGATCGGCGCGCACGTTCAGCCGCGGCTGCCGTACGGCGTTGTCTCGGCCGCGCCTGGGCCGGTGAACGCGTCCACCGACGAGTTCGAGGTCGTGGTGCACGGCCAAGGCGGCCACGCCGGATATCCGCACCTGCTGCGCGACCCGGTACTGGCGCTCAGCCAACTGGTGGTGAGCCTGCAGCAGGTAGCGAGCCGCCGGATCGACCCGATGCACGGAGCGGTCTGCACGATCGGCCGGTTAAGCGCGGGCACGGCGGCGAACGTCGTGCCGAATACGGCGTCGGCGTTCGGTTCGCTGCGGCTGATGCGCGCGAGCGACCGCGAACGCGCGCTGGAGGCGCTCGACGAGGTCGTGCACGCCACCGCACGCGCCTACGGATGCACCGCGGACCTGCGGATCAGCCCGTGCGAACCCGTCCTGGTCAACGATCCGGCGCTGGCCGCCGCCGCGCGGAGCTGGCTCGAGGACGGCGGCGCGGACGTCGACGTCGATTTCCGGTCTTTCGGCGCGGACGATTTCGCGCATTACTGCGGCGACGGCGTCCGCGGCCTGATGCTGTTCGTCGGCCTCGGCGAGACCGCGGGCGCGCCCAGCCTGCACGGCGAAACGTTCCTGCCCGAGGACGCCGCGGTCGGCCAGGTCGCGGACGCGCTGCTGGCCGGGTACCTCGCCGCGGCGTCCGACCCGCAGTACACAGTGTGA